The following are encoded in a window of Providencia rettgeri genomic DNA:
- the ftsZ gene encoding cell division protein FtsZ, which yields MFEPMELTNDAVIKVIGVGGGGGNAVEHMVRERIEGVEFFAVNTDAQALRKTAVGQTIQIGTGITKGLGAGANPEVGRNAAEEDREALRNALDGADMVFIAAGMGGGTGTGAAPVVAEVAKELGILTVAVVTKPFNFEGKKRMAFAEAGITELSKHVDSLITIPNDKLLKVLGRGISLLDAFGAANDVLKGAVQGIAELITRPGLMNVDFADVRTVMSEMGYAMMGSGVARGEDRAEEAAEMAISSPLLEDIDLSGARGVLVNITAGFDLRLDEFETVGNTIRAFASDNATVVIGTSLDPEMHEELRVTVVATGIGMDKRPEITLVSNKMSQQASMEQRYQQMQNSMSSLTEEKPAAAKAVNDQNTQTNKEPDYLDIPAFLRKQAD from the coding sequence ATGTTTGAACCAATGGAGCTGACTAACGATGCGGTGATTAAAGTCATCGGCGTTGGTGGCGGCGGCGGTAATGCCGTTGAACACATGGTGCGTGAACGTATTGAAGGCGTTGAATTTTTCGCCGTTAACACTGACGCACAGGCACTGCGTAAAACCGCAGTCGGACAAACTATCCAGATCGGTACAGGTATTACAAAAGGTCTGGGTGCGGGTGCAAATCCGGAAGTCGGCCGTAATGCCGCAGAAGAAGATCGTGAAGCGCTACGTAATGCTTTAGATGGCGCGGACATGGTCTTTATCGCAGCAGGTATGGGCGGTGGTACAGGCACAGGTGCAGCGCCAGTCGTTGCCGAAGTGGCTAAAGAATTGGGTATTCTGACTGTTGCTGTTGTGACTAAGCCTTTTAATTTTGAAGGCAAAAAGCGCATGGCATTTGCAGAAGCGGGCATCACTGAGTTATCAAAACATGTTGACTCACTGATCACCATCCCAAATGACAAATTATTAAAAGTTCTTGGTCGTGGTATCTCATTACTGGATGCTTTTGGTGCGGCAAACGACGTACTAAAAGGCGCTGTACAAGGTATTGCAGAACTGATTACTCGCCCAGGTTTAATGAACGTGGACTTTGCTGACGTACGCACTGTTATGTCAGAAATGGGCTACGCAATGATGGGTTCTGGTGTGGCACGCGGTGAAGATAGAGCCGAAGAAGCTGCTGAAATGGCAATTTCTAGCCCATTACTGGAAGATATCGACCTGTCAGGCGCTCGTGGTGTGTTAGTCAACATCACTGCTGGTTTCGACCTGCGTTTGGATGAGTTTGAAACGGTAGGTAACACTATTCGTGCATTCGCATCTGATAATGCGACTGTGGTAATTGGTACTTCTCTCGACCCAGAAATGCATGAAGAGCTGCGTGTGACTGTAGTTGCAACGGGTATTGGTATGGACAAACGTCCTGAAATTACTTTAGTTAGCAACAAAATGTCACAGCAAGCGTCAATGGAACAGCGCTATCAGCAAATGCAAAATAGCATGTCTTCATTAACCGAAGAGAAACCAGCAGCGGCTAAAGCGGTCAATGACCAAAATACGCAAACAAATAAAGAACCTGATTATCTTGATATTCCAGCGTTCTTGCGTAAACAGGCCGATTAA
- the lpxC gene encoding UDP-3-O-acyl-N-acetylglucosamine deacetylase, whose product MIKQRTLKRIITATGVGLHTGKKVTLTLRPAPANTGVIYRRTDLNPPVDFPADAKSVRDTMLCTCLVNEDNVRISTVEHLNAALAGLGIDNIVIEVNAPEIPIMDGSAAPFVFLLLDGGIEELNSAKKFLRIKETVRVEDGDKWAEMRPYNGFSLDFTIDFQHPAIDSSTQRYSLDFSAESFVNQISRARTFGFMRDIEYLQSQGLCLGGSFDCAIVVDDYKVLNEDGLRFEDEFVRHKMLDAIGDLFMCGHNIIGAFTAFKSGHALNNKLLQAVLAKESAWDLVTFEDEAQLPVAFKAPSAVYA is encoded by the coding sequence ATGATCAAACAACGGACATTAAAACGTATTATTACAGCGACTGGTGTTGGTTTACATACCGGCAAAAAAGTTACGCTGACTTTACGTCCAGCGCCGGCAAATACCGGGGTCATCTACCGTCGTACTGACCTTAATCCACCGGTTGATTTTCCGGCAGATGCGAAATCCGTTCGCGATACGATGTTATGTACTTGTTTAGTCAATGAAGATAACGTACGTATTTCGACCGTTGAGCATTTGAATGCTGCTTTAGCAGGGTTAGGTATCGATAACATTGTTATTGAAGTCAATGCGCCTGAAATCCCAATTATGGATGGCAGTGCAGCACCATTTGTTTTCTTACTGCTTGATGGCGGTATTGAAGAATTAAACAGTGCAAAGAAATTTTTACGTATTAAAGAAACTGTTCGTGTTGAAGATGGCGATAAGTGGGCAGAAATGAGACCTTATAATGGCTTCAGTCTGGATTTCACTATCGATTTCCAACACCCGGCGATTGATAGCAGCACTCAGCGCTATTCACTTGATTTCTCAGCGGAATCATTTGTGAACCAAATTAGCCGCGCACGTACTTTTGGTTTTATGCGTGATATTGAATATCTGCAATCCCAAGGCTTATGCTTAGGCGGTAGTTTCGACTGTGCTATCGTTGTTGATGACTATAAAGTCCTCAATGAAGATGGCTTACGTTTTGAAGATGAATTCGTTCGTCACAAAATGTTGGATGCAATTGGTGACCTATTCATGTGTGGGCATAATATTATTGGCGCATTTACTGCGTTCAAATCTGGCCACGCGTTGAATAACAAACTTCTACAAGCCGTTCTTGCGAAAGAATCTGCTTGGGATCTGGTTACCTTTGAGGATGAAGCACAATTGCCAGTGGCATTCAAAGCCCCTTCAGCTGTATACGCATAA
- a CDS encoding DUF721 domain-containing protein translates to MRDSHPQALFDVLEGSLANSSNTLQTIQRNAKAIIKLNRAVKGLLPTEIKPMCRVANYRNNIMVIEVANASWMTRLNYEKSNLLSALRTTILPSLSSIDIRINPDLMRKPKQNSSLTNRTVTSVQKTNERQISAQTAQALLKLAENSPKGLRERFERLAALAGESTSATNRKR, encoded by the coding sequence ATGAGAGATAGTCATCCACAAGCACTTTTCGATGTTCTTGAGGGATCATTGGCAAACTCATCAAATACTTTACAAACCATTCAGCGAAATGCAAAAGCGATTATCAAGCTGAACCGCGCTGTTAAGGGCTTACTACCGACTGAAATTAAACCAATGTGCCGTGTTGCAAACTATCGTAATAATATTATGGTCATTGAAGTGGCAAATGCCAGTTGGATGACCCGTCTTAATTATGAAAAATCGAATCTGCTTTCTGCATTAAGAACGACTATTCTACCATCATTATCGTCTATCGACATCAGAATCAATCCCGATTTAATGCGAAAACCAAAGCAAAATAGTTCACTAACTAACCGAACAGTCACGTCAGTACAAAAAACAAACGAAAGACAGATAAGCGCACAAACAGCGCAAGCACTATTGAAATTAGCAGAGAATAGCCCGAAAGGATTAAGAGAAAGGTTTGAGCGGCTGGCTGCACTAGCCGGAGAGAGTACTAGTGCAACCAACAGAAAGCGCTAA
- the secM gene encoding secA translation cis-regulator SecM has translation MGILNFWRQLGRKYFWSHLLLGVVATGVGLPTILNALSESQLTQVNSSPANRQNQAINAFDNLFAQQNSQRSSSSSSYSVNYWQQHAVRNVIRQLTFAFSANEDDDVSSAKEEAEQLIAPQLMLDTLYAMLAQRSLQTHESTVLLTSHYIYPHFITYQPAIWVAQVHGIRAGPLTA, from the coding sequence ATGGGCATTTTAAATTTTTGGCGACAACTTGGTAGAAAATACTTTTGGTCTCACCTGTTATTAGGTGTAGTTGCCACGGGTGTCGGCTTACCTACAATTTTAAATGCGCTTTCTGAATCTCAACTTACGCAAGTCAATTCGTCACCCGCGAATCGCCAAAACCAAGCGATTAATGCATTTGATAACTTATTTGCGCAGCAGAATTCTCAACGTTCTTCTTCCTCTTCATCATACTCGGTTAATTATTGGCAGCAACATGCGGTGCGTAATGTTATTCGCCAACTCACATTTGCTTTTTCTGCAAATGAGGACGATGACGTAAGTAGTGCAAAAGAAGAAGCTGAACAGCTTATTGCACCACAATTGATGTTGGATACGCTATATGCCATGTTGGCACAGCGTTCACTTCAGACACACGAAAGCACGGTGCTACTCACCAGTCATTATATTTATCCTCACTTTATTACCTATCAGCCTGCGATTTGGGTTGCACAGGTCCATGGCATTCGTGCAGGTCCGTTAACTGCTTAA
- the secA gene encoding preprotein translocase subunit SecA → MLTKILTKVFGSRNDRTLRRLRKEVEKINRLEPDFEKLSDDELKAKTTEFRERLAKGESLESIIPEAFATVREASRRVFGMRHFDVQLIGGMVLNERCIAEMRTGEGKTLTATLPAYINALSGKGVHVVTVNDYLAKRDAENNRPLFEFLGLTVGINLPGMAPPAKREAYAADITYGTNNEFGFDYLRDNMAFSPEERVQRKLHYALVDEVDSILIDEARTPLIISGPAEDSSELYQKVDKLIPHLKRQEKEDSDTFQGEGHFSVDEKSRQVTITERGLVLIEELLAKEGLMDEGESLYSPSNIMLMHHVMAGLRAHALFTLDVDYIVKDGQIVIVDEHTGRTMEGRRWSDGLHQAVEAKEGVEIQNENQTLASITFQNYFRLYEKLAGMTGTADTEAFEFSSIYKLDTIVIPTNRPMIRKDLPDLVYMNEADKFAAIIEDIRERTSNGQPVLVGTISIEKSELISNALKKAKINHNVLNAKFHAMEADIIANAGLPGAVTIATNMAGRGTDIMLGGSWQTEVAALENPTQEQIDEIKANWKERHDAVLASGGLHIIGTERHESRRIDNQLRGRAGRQGDAGSSRFYLSMEDALMRIFASDRVTGMMKKLGMKPGEAIEHPWVTKAIANAQRKVESRNFDIRKQLLEYDDVASDQRRAIYTQRNELLDGGDIKETVDSIREDVFTSTMDAYIPPQSLEEMWDIEGLHQRLVNDFDLDLPMKEWLDKEPELHEETLRERVLQKAVEIYARKEEIVGAEAMRNFEKGVMLQTLDTLWKEHLASMDYLRQGIHLRGYAQKDPKQEYKRESFSMFANMLEALKYEVISTLSKVQVRLPEEVEALEQQRREEAERLAKRQQLSHEAAAESLMTKTEAKIATEGHKIGRNEPCPCGSGKKYKQCHGRLN, encoded by the coding sequence ATGTTAACTAAAATTTTGACCAAAGTATTTGGTAGTCGTAATGATCGTACTTTACGTAGACTGCGTAAAGAAGTGGAAAAAATTAATCGCTTAGAACCAGATTTTGAAAAATTGTCGGACGACGAGTTAAAAGCAAAAACCACCGAATTTCGTGAGCGCTTAGCAAAAGGTGAAAGCTTAGAAAGTATTATTCCTGAAGCATTTGCAACCGTACGTGAGGCCAGCCGCCGCGTTTTCGGTATGCGTCACTTTGATGTGCAGCTCATTGGTGGGATGGTACTGAATGAACGTTGCATTGCAGAGATGCGTACTGGTGAAGGTAAAACATTAACAGCAACATTACCTGCATATATCAATGCGTTAAGTGGTAAAGGCGTTCATGTTGTCACTGTGAACGACTACTTAGCAAAACGCGATGCGGAAAATAACCGTCCATTATTTGAATTCTTAGGTTTAACGGTAGGGATCAATTTACCGGGTATGGCTCCACCTGCTAAACGCGAAGCTTATGCCGCAGACATTACTTATGGTACCAACAACGAATTTGGCTTTGACTACTTACGTGACAACATGGCGTTCAGCCCAGAAGAACGCGTACAACGTAAACTTCACTATGCATTAGTGGATGAAGTCGACTCAATCCTAATCGATGAAGCACGTACCCCGCTGATCATTTCAGGCCCAGCAGAAGATAGCTCAGAACTTTATCAAAAAGTGGATAAGCTAATTCCGCACCTGAAACGCCAAGAAAAAGAAGACTCTGATACTTTCCAAGGGGAAGGGCACTTCTCTGTCGATGAGAAATCACGTCAAGTTACCATTACGGAACGTGGTCTGGTATTAATTGAAGAGCTTCTGGCGAAAGAAGGTTTAATGGATGAAGGTGAGTCCTTATATTCTCCATCAAACATTATGTTAATGCACCATGTGATGGCAGGTTTACGCGCACATGCACTGTTCACCTTAGATGTAGATTATATCGTTAAAGATGGCCAAATCGTTATCGTTGACGAACACACGGGTCGTACAATGGAAGGCCGTCGTTGGTCAGATGGCTTACACCAAGCAGTAGAAGCGAAAGAAGGCGTTGAAATTCAAAATGAAAACCAAACCTTAGCTTCAATTACATTCCAGAACTATTTCCGCTTATACGAAAAACTGGCGGGTATGACAGGTACAGCGGATACAGAAGCATTTGAATTTAGCTCAATTTATAAGTTAGATACGATTGTTATCCCAACGAACCGCCCAATGATACGTAAAGATTTACCTGACCTCGTATATATGAATGAAGCAGATAAATTTGCAGCTATTATTGAAGATATCCGTGAAAGAACCTCGAATGGTCAGCCAGTGCTGGTTGGTACAATTTCAATTGAGAAGTCAGAGCTGATTTCTAATGCACTGAAGAAAGCCAAAATTAACCATAATGTACTGAATGCGAAATTCCACGCAATGGAAGCAGATATTATCGCAAATGCGGGGCTTCCAGGTGCAGTCACTATCGCAACCAACATGGCGGGTCGTGGTACCGATATCATGTTAGGGGGAAGCTGGCAGACAGAAGTGGCTGCGTTAGAAAATCCTACACAAGAACAAATTGATGAAATCAAAGCAAATTGGAAAGAACGCCATGATGCTGTTTTAGCATCAGGTGGTTTGCATATCATTGGTACAGAGCGCCATGAATCACGCCGTATTGATAACCAGTTACGTGGTCGTGCAGGGCGTCAAGGGGATGCAGGTTCGTCTCGTTTCTACCTATCAATGGAAGATGCGTTGATGCGCATTTTTGCCTCTGACCGTGTTACAGGCATGATGAAAAAACTGGGTATGAAACCAGGCGAAGCGATTGAACATCCATGGGTGACTAAAGCCATTGCTAATGCACAGCGTAAAGTGGAAAGCCGTAACTTTGATATTCGTAAACAGCTACTTGAATATGATGATGTTGCTAGTGATCAGCGCCGTGCTATTTATACTCAACGCAATGAACTGCTCGACGGTGGCGATATTAAAGAAACCGTTGATAGCATTCGCGAGGATGTGTTTACCAGTACAATGGATGCTTATATTCCGCCTCAATCATTAGAGGAAATGTGGGATATAGAAGGCTTACATCAGCGTTTAGTGAATGATTTTGACCTTGATCTACCAATGAAAGAGTGGCTAGATAAAGAACCTGAATTGCATGAAGAGACGTTACGTGAGCGTGTCTTGCAAAAGGCTGTTGAAATCTATGCGCGCAAAGAGGAAATTGTTGGCGCAGAAGCGATGCGTAACTTTGAAAAAGGTGTTATGTTGCAAACATTAGACACCTTATGGAAAGAGCATTTGGCCTCAATGGATTATTTACGTCAGGGTATTCACTTGCGTGGCTATGCGCAAAAAGATCCAAAACAAGAATACAAACGCGAATCCTTCAGTATGTTTGCCAATATGCTTGAAGCCTTGAAATATGAAGTGATCAGTACCTTATCTAAGGTTCAAGTTCGCTTGCCAGAGGAAGTTGAAGCATTAGAGCAGCAGCGTCGTGAAGAAGCGGAACGTTTAGCGAAGAGACAACAACTGAGCCACGAAGCGGCCGCAGAGTCTTTAATGACTAAAACCGAAGCTAAAATAGCAACAGAAGGTCATAAAATTGGTCGTAATGAGCCATGCCCTTGTGGTTCAGGCAAAAAATATAAACAATGCCATGGTCGTTTAAACTGA
- the mutT gene encoding 8-oxo-dGTP diphosphatase MutT yields MEKKHLHIAAGIIRNSQQHIFITKRPKGTHMAGFWEFPGGKLEQGELPEAALIRELEEEVGIIVTEYQRFHREDHEFEDRIITLYFFIVSAWDNEPYGKEGQDSRWVEQKTLVADEFPPANRIIVDMLTQ; encoded by the coding sequence ATGGAAAAAAAACATCTGCATATTGCTGCTGGAATTATTCGTAATTCACAGCAACATATTTTTATTACTAAACGTCCTAAAGGTACCCATATGGCGGGCTTTTGGGAATTTCCAGGCGGAAAATTAGAACAAGGTGAGTTACCTGAAGCCGCTTTAATCCGTGAACTTGAGGAAGAAGTGGGGATTATCGTTACTGAGTACCAGCGTTTTCACCGCGAAGATCATGAGTTTGAAGATAGAATTATTACACTCTATTTCTTTATTGTTTCTGCTTGGGATAATGAACCGTATGGGAAAGAAGGGCAGGATTCACGTTGGGTAGAACAAAAAACATTAGTTGCGGATGAATTCCCACCGGCAAATCGCATTATTGTTGATATGCTTACGCAATAA